Within Paralichthys olivaceus isolate ysfri-2021 chromosome 14, ASM2471397v2, whole genome shotgun sequence, the genomic segment GCAGTCTTCAGTGCCTTCAAATGTCTGGTCCCTCCTCCCCTTTTTGAAAACCCATTTGAAAAGCATGCCCCATTTTTGCAGCATTTGAGTTACCAGTTTTTCTGAACAATTATCCCTGTGCCTTTGCTTGGAGGACTGCCTTTGGTTTATTTTTGCCATGAGGCTTTCTGTGGCCTTAGAAAAGAGTTCCTTCTAGTGAGGCCACTTGACGATTAGCAATTCCGTTTCCAATTTTGGGCACATGTTTAACTAGCTGGTCATCAGTTATCCCATTCACAGCATAGCAGTCAATCTGTAAAAATAAGTGGAGTTAGGTATAAATAAGacattataaaacatataatCAGATATAGGTCTACATCTTTAAATTGAATAGATAGAATATTCTTATATTTGtcaaaaatgcagaaaataaaaatgagagtGAAGTATTCTTGGCTGACTTTCACGGTTTCAAATTTTTGGGCATTTATTTATGGTCAATGAAAAGTTGCAACTGAAGATGTCAAAAAAGTTTGAATCCACACAACATGCAGACAAAATTATAGTTTAATTTTAAGTTCACACAAGCTGTGTAGTGTATTGTTTATTTCTGGcattacatacatttttgtcGATAAAAGTGGCAATAAAACTCTCATCTAACATCCGTTGTTCTGGAAGAAATGActcaaactgttcattcattctATTAAAAGGAGTATAATCAGCTAACagtcaatcagctaacagctctcacctgcgctgattgatcctctgtggtgcaggtgaaggtgctctcccagctcCCTCACCTCCACACCCTGATTATTAAAGCCCatttaacaataagaaaaaaacaatcacaacagagacacaTCTAAAAATGTCAACTAAGTACTTGGATAATGAAAACACTGTTCATGAATAAATGAACTATATAGCCTATCAATCATACATTAAGGGCAAATAACATTAAACCGAGTGTCCCATTTAGGCTACCAGACAGAGCACTGGTTAACTCAATACTGTGTTTATCCTGCCTGATGCTTGAACTAACAGCACTCGAGTTGTAAATGGTTCTAGAGGCATTTGGCTAACAAGAAAACTTGggaagctaacgttagcatctAACAAAGATTTGTTTTCGAGCGAAATTCACAATAAGCACAACGTTTCTTGGTTACGTAGTATAATTTTTGGTCATTAAACCATGTCACATATGAATATCCCTATATACCTTTAAAAATCTGCACTACAAACTAAGGTAtgattgaaacatgatttactactgattacaataagtttgtgAAAGAAATAACGAATCAAACCATATATTCTAGGTgattgtataacttgtgtgaagaaatattaatctttttaaaaaggcaGTCTGACCGAATTgaaacataatggtgtcaaatgtaagaacaatatcttttttaaaatagtaagctgattaaacaaaagataatggtgtcaaatgtaaCCACAATATCTTTTAGTAAGCTGAtaaacaaaagataatggtgtcaagaataagcaaagctgtttaaaagtaaaatagacaTGCCTGGGCATGTCTGGGCAAAACCAGTGTAAGATCCCAACATGCTCAGTGGAAATTTCCAGAGCTAGAAAATTGACCAATGAAATGTTGACAAGTGTGGCCACGATAAAACGATAGACCAATGAcctgctgacaggtgtggcctCGAAATAATGATAATCAATGAAATGCAGACAGGTGTGGTCTCTAAAGGGTTTATAAGAAAACACCACACTACTGTTAGGCAGAGTTCTTCTCTGGTGatgctccggctcgctactgaatgctctcgggttttttgtcgacaataaactctgctgcttttaagttgacttctcctgccttttattcgactgaatttttggacttttggaccacgagtgaaaCTTAGTTTTCACCACAACAGTTAAATATGTGATACAACACAATATAGCATTATTTCTAACCTTAAGTGGATATACTTGACTGAGTTAGTTCCTTCTCTGTAGAATGGTTTCAGATAAACATCGCAGCCACAGTGTATTTACTTGTTAGCAGACAAGGCACGCACATAGGGACATCCTCCTTCTGCATGCAGACGGACTTCATTAGCTATACTGAGGGCAGAGATTATTAAATTGAGGGAACGATTTGTTAAACTGAgggaacagatttttttttcttcacctgaTACGTGTTGTAATGTGTTACAGTGAAAACTAATCTTGTCTGCTACATTCAGTTTTCACATCGTTAATCTTAAACAGACTTTACTGAATCTGTCAATTATGTGTTAAATAAGGATGATGCTTATTTGTCACATGAAACTTTATTAGAAAAGACAGTCACAGACTGATGTCCACCACCTACTGTCTAAGCTGAAGTGAAGTGATTATGATCTTTATTATGCGCTGCCCGTGTAATGCTGGTACACACCGGAGGCGGAAGCGCCGTGAAGCGCCAATTCTCATGCAAGCAGCTGATGCGCGCTTCCAATGTGAACAGCCAGGCTGTTCTCGCACGAGAATTGGCGCAGATCGATTTCAATTTTTGCTAATTAGTTATGAGTAATATATGTGCACCAAAGTTAACCACGGTGTTCTACAGGTTTCTGTGCTCAGCCCAATTAGTTCTCATTATATATGCTTCCACtaggaaacattatcaggaCAACACTGTATATTTCCAGAGACGAAACTTTGATACCTGCTACTAAATGTAGTTATAGTGAAAGACAAAAGCGACAATCATCAAAGTGAACCATTAACACTGACAGGAATTCAATTGAGGATTATATTAGATTGTCAGAAGCTCTTGAAAACCAGAGTGACAAAACAATTCCATGTTGATTAACCCCAGAAACAACTTTGTTGGACTGCAGTTAAACCTTGAAATAACCTGCAAGTCTTACTCCAACCTCTCCCATCTTTCCCAACAGGAAGTGTGTGATGGAGTGGGAAGAGCCTCATGACAGCACTCTGTACTGCATCCAGACTGATGGAAATTACATGATAGCCAGTGGCTCTTCGTACTATGGTGTTGTACGACTGTGGGACAAAAGGCAGACTGCATGCCTGCAGGTATATACagttgaaagtgaaaatgaatgtcAATGATATGCACTTTGTGAATTAAGTACATTTTCTCATTTGGCACATATCTTTTGTTTAGTTCTTTCAGCTGAGCTCAGAGCCAGGCAGCAGCCCGGTGTACTGTTTAAGATTCAGCAGTGCTCATCTGTATGCAGCACTGGCCACTGCCCTGCACTCACTGGACTTCCAACAGAACCCAACTTGTATAAGATGATTGATAAAGACAAACAGTTAAAATTATCTCTTCAATGAAGCCATTTTCATAATAAAGGTTTGTACATTTTGAAAGGAACCGAGCTTTGTCAGTTTTGTCTACTGTTTTTGaatttagatagatagatagatagatagatagatagatagatagacagacatactttattcatcccagaGTGGAAATTCTTTtgttccagcagtacagacatATGCAATAAGTACAGACgtgcaataagtacaaacatttttttattttttttacataaaagagCATACATGTAGGATATGGTGACTGAGTTGTTCAGACAGAGCTCAATTGAGGCAAAGTTAAAAGTTTAagttaaaaacagaggagactaGTGACTACTGAATGTTCCAATAAACAAGAAGcataagaacataaaaacatgaaaccatAAAACAGTGCAAGAGTAGATGTGGTACAGCgataaagtaataaaaacagtgCAGGTAGTAAGTGATACAGTGATGTGCAAAATAGACTAGCTACTA encodes:
- the fbxw4 gene encoding F-box/WD repeat-containing protein 4 isoform X2, which gives rise to MVFESPFQLFTCGYDTFIRLWDLRLSPRKCVMEWEEPHDSTLYCIQTDGNYMIASGSSYYGVVRLWDKRQTACLQFFQLSSEPGSSPVYCLRFSSAHLYAALATALHSLDFQQNPTCIR